The following proteins are encoded in a genomic region of Arachis stenosperma cultivar V10309 chromosome 4, arast.V10309.gnm1.PFL2, whole genome shotgun sequence:
- the LOC130972934 gene encoding uncharacterized protein LOC130972934, with amino-acid sequence MEEISKHTIHEQDIVEKMILSIGKKFGRIVLRGAYEDILALFKKLKKKEQSPQHYYQEQYDQYQPSAPPIPPDSAESFDYCSFEVHDCNEQVDFEGKGLVDNVYVPLLEKVCNIHPSLLECQRKRTYKYSCWAFNALGRVLHFLETTKLEEMNVEACECLQMLWDEVQVFGFELSWLAPQVEFALNMEKFMREVEKLEEEKKTIFMRIQELRMKFKEELYIRV; translated from the exons ATGGAGGAGATTTCCAAGCACACCATACATGAACAAGATATTGTAGAG AAGATGATATTATCAATAGGAAAGAAATTTGGAAGAATTGTTCTTAGAGGTGCCTATGAGGACATATTAGCATTGttcaagaaattgaagaaaaaagaaCAAAGTCCTCAACATTATTATCAAGAGCAATATGATCAATATCAACCTTCAGCTCCTCCAATTCCACCAGATTCCGCAGAATCATTTGATTATTGTTCTTTTGAAGTACATGATTGTAATGAACAAGTTGATTTTGAAGGGAAGGGACTAGTGGACAATGTTTATGTTCCTTTGTTAGAAAAAGTTTGCAATATTCATCCTTCATTGTTGGAGTGTCAAAGGAAAAGGACTTATAAGTATTCATGTTGGGCATTTAATGCACTTGGAAGGGTATTGCACTTTTTGGAGACAACAAAATTGGAAGAGATGAATGTGGAAGCATGTGAGTGCCTTCAAATGTTGTGGGATGAAGTTCAAGTCTTTGGGTTTGAGTTGTCATGGCTTGCACCCCAAGTAGAGTTTGCTTTGAATATGGAGAAATTCATGAGGGAAGTGGAGAAGCttgaggaggaaaagaagaCCATATTCATGAGGATTCAAGAGTTAAGGATGAAATTTAAAGAGGAATTATATATTAGGGTTTAG
- the LOC130973092 gene encoding uncharacterized protein LOC130973092, whose product MAFKHSFRRRVLAFALLYVCLFWKLGNADDGDDDYPENQIGSGIGGAGVGNGSNTGVGGGRVGAGFVILGDPSQIVSKSLLCFSDIYKSCEEPYRLSEKGDLNVAREKIYKFCEGPCLSETRLVLSCLKKIYSRFTFSNKATIQDIRETIHDGCFGFLLADRDLNVVKHMEKEADEKENRGLKGAKTCNVLMGLALILMAPALLL is encoded by the exons ATGGCATTTAAACATAGCTTTAGACGCCGTGTTTTAGCTTTTGCTTTGCTTTATGTTTGCCTATTTTGGAAATTAG GAAATgctgatgatggtgatgatgattatCCCGAGAACCAGATAGGTTCTGGAATTGGTGGTGCTGGAGTTGGAAACGGTAGCAATACAGGGGTTGGTGGTGGTAGAGTAGGAGCTGGGTTTGTTATACTTGGTGACCCTTCTCAAATTGTCTCCAAATCCTTGCTTTGTTTCAGTGAT ATTTATAAAAGTTGTGAAGAGCCATATAGATTAAGTGAGAAAGGAGACTTGAATGTAGCAAGAGAGAAGATTTATAAGTTCTGTGAAGGGCCATGTTTGTCTGAGACTAGATTGGTCCTTAGTTGCCTCAAAAAGATATACAGCCGCTTTACATTTTCTAACAAAGCAACCATACAAGACATCAGAGAAACAATTCATGATGGCTGTTTTGGCTTCCTTTTAG CTGATCGTGACTTGAATGTCGTTAAGCACATGGAGAAGGAAgctgatgaaaaagaaaacagagGTTTGAAGGGTGCTAAAACCTGCAATGTTTTAATGGGGCTTGCTTTGATCCTAATGGCCCCTGCTCTATTACTCtaa
- the LOC130974706 gene encoding uncharacterized protein LOC130974706 yields MQEMFSMYIENRAQISFIELYVEFEQSEADRNILREDYNSDSEEEFESNYQFVGPDGDGVEDQGEGATAPDVTEVANALANDEPFEEPSFMRVLDLEAMHVPEFPGYMTAEIPIVADGEFAVGMEFGSREAVIKAIKEYTIRRSVDYRVYESEPLTFYAKCTQYGSGCDWLIRVSMISRKYCWVIRRYNGSHTCTRATISQDHSKLDSLTIAEAIKPLVEADPSLKVKSVIAEVQSKFNYTISYRKAWLAKQRAVEKIFGGWEASYEALPIWFEAMCHREPSAVVHFETMPAYQGDELVGDIRVLHRVFWGYYPCIRAFRHCKPVVQVDGTHLYGKYKGCLLVAVSQDGNNNIVPIAFAVVEGETSDAWHFFLSNLRQHVVTRDGIGLISDRHESINAAVERSNGAWSPPRAFHMFCIRHIESNFLRKFKAPYLQKLVVNIGYSRTVREYELRYQRLRERGEAYTDWLNRIPREQYALAFDGGYRWGHMTTNLVECINSVLKGARNLPITALVKATFYRLNELFTRKRAEAEARISAGHVFSDVVTSKLHANQLASGNIQVSCFDRLNEVFEVREMPSGMEFAVDLRGLRCDCGEFQVDRIPCRHVFACCANQRLDWKLYVHDVYKMDQIRRVYRPRFRPLGNPTTWPAYNGPRFVPNPYLRRVTKGRPKMTRFLNEMDTRMLRRPRRCTLCGTEGHSRSGCRQSSGANAGGNAQ; encoded by the exons ATGCAAGAGatgttttcaatgtatattgaaAACCGGGCTCAGATCTCCTTCATCGAGttgtatgttgagtttgaacagTCTGAGGCGGACCGTAATATTCTACGAGAAGATTATAATAGTGACAGTGAAGAAGAGTTCGAAAGTAACTACCAGTTTGTTGGTCCAGATGGAGATGGAGTTGAAGATCAAGGTGAAGGAGCTACGGCGCCAGATGTAACAGAGGTGGCAAATGCACTCGCAAACGATGAGCCGTTTGAGGAGCCATCATTCATGCGAGTTTTGGATTTGGAAGCCATGCATGTTCCGGAGTTTCCAGGATATATGACTGCAG AGATTCCTATTGTCGCAGATGGTGAGTTTGCCGTTGGTATGGAGTTCGGTTCGAGGGAAGCTGTTATTAAGGCGATAAAAGAGTATACCATACGACGAAGTGTAGACTACCGGGTGTATGAGTCTGAGCCGTTGACATTTTATGCCAAGTGTACGCAGTACGGATCAGGGTGTGATTGGCTTATCAGGGTTAGCATGATCAGCAGGAAGTACTGTTGGGTTATAAGGAGGTATAATGGTAGTCACACATGTACCCGAGCCACGATTTCACAGGACCATTCGAAGCTGGATTCTCTCACAATTGCAGAAGCGATAAAGCCATTGGTTGAGGCGGACCCGTCCTTAAAGGTAAAGTCGGTTATAGCAGAAGTGCAATCGAAGTTTAACTACACCATTAGTTATCGGAAAGCATGGCTGGCTAAGCAAAGGGCagtagaaaaaatatttggaggtTGGGAAGCATCGTATGAAGCGTTGCCTATATGGTTTGAGGCCATGTGTCATAGGGAGCCGTCAGCTGTTGTCCATTTTGAGACTATGCCTGCTTACCAAGGCGATGAATTGGTGGGTGATATTCGAGTACTGCATCGAGTATTTTGGGGTTATTACCCCTGTATTAGGGCATTCAGACATTGTAAACCAGTTGTCCAGGTGGATGGGACTCACTTGTATGGAAAGTATAAGGGTTGTCTGCTAGTGGCAGTTTCACAAGATGGGAACAACAATATTGTCCCAATTGCGTTTGCTGTTGTGGAGGGAGAGACTTCTGATGCATGGCACTTTTTCCTAAGTAACCTTCGCCAACATGTTGTCACTCGGGATGGTATTGGTCTAATATCCGACCGACACGAATCCATCAATGCAGCTGTGGAACGCAGTAATGGAGCTTGGTCACCTCCTAGAGCTTTTCATATGTTTTGCATCAGGCATATTGAGTCAAACTTTCTGCGGAAATTCAAGGCACCGTACCTCCAAAAATTGGTCGTCAACATTG GATATTCAAGGACGGTGCGGGAGTACGAACTGCGATACCAGCGATTACGGGAACGGGGCGAAGCTTATACAGACTGGTTAAACCGAATTCCTCGCGAACAGTATGCATTGGCATTTGATGGTGGATACCGATGGGGGCACATGACGACGAATCTTGTGGAATGCATCAATTCAGTGTTGAAGGGTGCACGCAATCTGCCTATAACTGCTCTTGTGAAGGCAACATTCTACAGGCTGAACGAGTTGTTCACCCGAAAAAGAGCAGAGGCAGAAGCGCGGATTAGTGCTGGGCATGTGTTCTCAGATGTCGTGACCTCGAAGTTGCATGCAAACCAGCTTGCATCGGGGAACATTCAGGTCAGTTGCTTTGACCGCCTGAATGAGGTCTTTGAGGTGCGTGAGATGCCAAGTGGAATGGAGTTTGCAGTCGATCTACGAGGACTTCGATGTGACTGCGGTGAGTTCCAGGTGGATCGGATCCCTTGCAGACATGTGTTCGCTTGTTGTGCTAACCAACGACTGGATTGGAAACTATATGTCCATGATGTGTATAAGATGGACCAAATTCGGCGGGTGTACCGACCAAGGTTTAGGCCACTAGGTAATCCTACAACATGGCCAGCTTACAATGGACCTCGGTTCGTACCGAATCCGTACCTTAGACGCGTCACGAAAGGTCGCCCCAAGATGACTCGCTTCTTAAATGAGATGGACACGCGAATGTTACGTCGTCCTAGGCGATGTACGCTATGTGGAACTGAGGGACATAGTCGTAGCGGATGCCGTCAGTCATCTGGTGCAAATGCCGGCGGAAATGCTCAGTAG